From the genome of Candidatus Methylomirabilota bacterium:
CCCTGGGAATGGTGGCCATGAACGCTCCTAGCGCGCGATGTCCACCGCGCGGCCGGCGTCGGACGACTGGACGATCGCCTCCAGCACGGCGATCGTGGACACGCCCACCTCGCCATCGACCTCCGGCCTGGTCCTCTCCCGCACGCAGCGGGCGAACTCGGTCAGCTCCTCCACGATCGGGTCCACCGGCGTCAGCGGCACCGCCGTCCGCTCGGCCTGGCCGCGGCGAGCGAGCAGCAGGCGCGCCCCGTCGGCCTCGTGCCAGGCCTGGGCCTCGGTGCCGTGCAGCGTGATCGCTGACCCGCGGTTCGCGTGCACCCACGAGGTGCCGAGGTAGCCGAGGCTGCCCGACGCGAACTCGAAGAGGATGGAGGTGGTGTCGTCGATCTCGGCGTCCGGGAGAGCTACCCGGCGAGAGAAGGCCGTCACGCGGGCGATGGGGCCGAGAAAGTACTGGTAGGTGTCGACGTGGTGGATCCCCAGGTTGGTCATGGCGCCTCCCGGTGTCTCGGCCCGCACGAGCCGCCAGACCCCGGGCTTGAAGGAAAAGCCGATGTCGGCCGA
Proteins encoded in this window:
- a CDS encoding Gfo/Idh/MocA family oxidoreductase, which encodes MAAEPARPVRVASAGVGGWGRTLADAVAKGTGLRIVACTSRTPETRAAFAKTYGCRDLPSFEAVLADPEVEGVIITTLHSAHADQMVAAAKAGKHVFVEKPFALTLADARRAADACRQAGVVLAVGHQRRRQAASRALKRLIDEGALGRVVQIEGNFSADIGFSFKPGVWRLVRAETPGGAMTNLGIHHVDTYQYFLGPIARVTAFSRRVALPDAEIDDTTSILFEFASGSLGYLGTSWVHANRGSAITLHGTEAQAWHEADGARLLLARRGQAERTAVPLTPVDPIVEELTEFARCVRERTRPEVDGEVGVSTIAVLEAIVQSSDAGRAVDIAR